In Streptomyces sp. TS71-3, the following proteins share a genomic window:
- a CDS encoding FAD-dependent oxidoreductase, whose product MTSGERVVVAGAGVTGLTTAVVLAEAGTPVHVIAEQIPGVTSLAAGAMWGPYLVEPKDKVDQWGRRSLEVFRTLSEDPTTGVRLTRGIEASRTAESPPDWATTLPGFRSCEPAELPAGFTAGYRFTVPLIDMPVYLDHLLRRLGDAGGTVEQRRLASLADVGPAVAIVNCTGLGSGTLLPDPEIRPIRGQHVVVDNPGLTEFFSEDTGSSPDLLCIYPHEESVVLGGTAIDGEGDLAPDDKAAAGILARCVEVEPRLAQARILDHRIGARPTRATVRVERERWENGTTVVHNYGHGGAGVTLSWGCADEAQGLLQF is encoded by the coding sequence GTGACCTCAGGAGAGCGCGTTGTCGTTGCGGGGGCCGGGGTGACTGGGCTCACCACCGCCGTTGTCCTCGCCGAGGCCGGGACACCCGTGCATGTGATCGCCGAGCAGATCCCGGGCGTCACCTCGCTCGCGGCCGGGGCGATGTGGGGCCCGTACCTGGTCGAGCCGAAGGACAAGGTCGACCAGTGGGGGCGGCGGTCCTTGGAGGTCTTTCGAACGTTGTCAGAGGACCCGACCACGGGCGTGCGGCTCACCCGCGGCATCGAGGCATCCCGCACGGCTGAGAGCCCACCGGACTGGGCGACCACCCTGCCGGGCTTCCGGTCATGCGAACCGGCCGAACTCCCGGCCGGCTTCACCGCGGGCTACCGGTTCACGGTGCCGCTGATCGACATGCCGGTCTACCTGGACCACCTCCTGCGCCGGCTCGGCGACGCCGGAGGAACGGTCGAACAGCGGCGCCTTGCCTCGCTCGCCGATGTCGGCCCTGCCGTGGCCATCGTGAACTGCACTGGTCTCGGCTCCGGAACCCTCCTTCCGGATCCTGAAATCCGGCCGATCCGCGGCCAGCACGTCGTCGTCGACAACCCAGGCCTGACGGAGTTCTTCTCGGAGGACACCGGCTCCTCACCGGACCTCCTGTGCATCTACCCGCACGAAGAGAGTGTCGTTCTCGGTGGCACGGCCATCGACGGCGAGGGTGATTTGGCGCCCGACGACAAGGCGGCGGCGGGCATTCTCGCCCGGTGTGTGGAGGTCGAGCCGCGGCTGGCGCAGGCCCGCATTCTCGACCACCGCATCGGTGCCCGACCGACCCGCGCCACCGTCCGGGTGGAGCGAGAGCGCTGGGAGAACGGCACCACCGTCGTACACAACTACGGACACGGGGGCGCCGGTGTCACGTTGTCGTGGGGGTGCGCCGACGAGGCCCAGGGACTCCTACAGTTCTGA
- a CDS encoding nucleotidyltransferase domain-containing protein: MEAVNAARVVVREHHPDARAAFLGGSVITDRRTPTSDLDIVVLLHGNPAPYRWSFRHEDWPVEMFVHTETTWHAYVAREVQKRRSPLLWMCADGLLLFDSDGLGARIAAEASRLTAAGPPAVSPEEIEDFRYSITDLLDDLSGCADQGELLFIATELARRTGELALAAGGAWGGGGKWLARRLETTAPELTLRLHHGIRAVLEGQKEPLVTVVDEQLAQVGGRLWAGYRRAGTP; the protein is encoded by the coding sequence ATGGAGGCAGTCAATGCGGCACGTGTTGTGGTACGCGAACATCATCCGGACGCTCGGGCGGCGTTCCTGGGCGGCAGCGTCATAACCGACCGCCGCACGCCGACATCCGACCTCGACATCGTGGTGCTGCTCCACGGCAACCCGGCCCCGTACCGCTGGAGTTTCCGGCACGAGGACTGGCCCGTGGAGATGTTCGTGCACACCGAGACGACGTGGCACGCCTATGTAGCACGAGAGGTTCAAAAGCGCCGGTCACCTCTGCTCTGGATGTGTGCCGACGGGCTCCTGCTCTTCGACTCCGACGGACTCGGCGCACGCATCGCAGCAGAAGCCAGCAGGCTGACGGCCGCCGGACCGCCAGCGGTATCCCCCGAAGAGATCGAGGACTTCCGCTACAGCATCACCGACCTCCTCGACGACCTTTCGGGATGCGCTGACCAGGGTGAGCTGCTGTTCATTGCCACGGAGCTGGCGCGACGAACGGGCGAGTTGGCACTCGCTGCCGGTGGCGCCTGGGGTGGAGGCGGGAAGTGGCTGGCACGTCGCCTTGAGACCACGGCACCAGAGCTCACCCTGCGTCTGCACCACGGCATCCGTGCAGTACTGGAGGGGCAGAAAGAGCCCCTCGTAACCGTCGTGGACGAGCAGCTTGCGCAGGTCGGCGGCCGACTCTGGGCCGGCTACAGGCGTGCGGGAACCCCCTGA
- the mobC gene encoding plasmid mobilization relaxosome protein MobC: MAEEARHQEAPGPEVGAEGGHEQRWEPQATTRRGGRRRTRQPKQRSERQTFRASAAEASEIQKAADTKGISKARFIAQAVHAELHGRPRLDHDDALNRLEAARIQLVRAGTNLNQIAKILNSGGDALHIARAADAVAGAATEIRAAARKLVS, encoded by the coding sequence GTGGCGGAGGAGGCCCGGCACCAGGAGGCGCCGGGGCCAGAGGTCGGGGCCGAGGGCGGCCACGAACAGCGGTGGGAGCCGCAAGCTACGACCAGGAGGGGAGGCCGCCGCCGCACCCGCCAGCCCAAGCAGCGCTCCGAACGCCAGACCTTCCGCGCCAGCGCCGCTGAAGCCTCGGAGATCCAGAAGGCCGCCGACACCAAGGGCATCTCAAAGGCCCGCTTCATCGCCCAGGCCGTCCACGCCGAACTTCATGGCCGCCCCCGCCTTGACCACGACGACGCGCTCAACCGCCTCGAAGCCGCCCGCATCCAGCTGGTGCGCGCCGGCACCAACCTCAACCAGATCGCCAAGATCCTCAACTCCGGCGGCGACGCGCTCCACATCGCCCGCGCCGCCGACGCGGTCGCCGGCGCTGCCACCGAGATCCGCGCCGCCGCCCGGAAGCTGGTGAGCTGA
- a CDS encoding helix-turn-helix domain-containing protein codes for MSHDAREWVWDHSRSKGTARMVLALIADRCRDGRCIAYASVPTLMRRANASRTAVRDALAKLIADGELAQIADRKGPQGETYYHLPAAARFLAEQVAGGDQEPALPGDRNATPEGSESDPAVLVEGRPEFSPGERISTPGGYGFRPVGGTDSDPQNSSEPKVNGKSRSSAQLIPATEWQIDDDTRAWLQHQGHLDRLGEHALQSADDKWRSYRAAWAPRTAAAWTADWRAWIAREHTPIPSRTNLYALPGGSPTPAAGMTRAQAHTAALLAALDELTGTE; via the coding sequence ATGAGCCACGACGCCCGCGAGTGGGTGTGGGACCACAGCCGCAGCAAGGGGACCGCCCGCATGGTGCTCGCCCTGATCGCCGACCGGTGCCGCGACGGGCGCTGCATCGCGTACGCGTCCGTGCCCACCCTCATGAGAAGGGCGAACGCCTCCCGTACAGCCGTACGTGACGCCCTGGCCAAGCTGATCGCCGACGGCGAGCTCGCTCAGATCGCCGACCGTAAGGGGCCTCAGGGAGAGACGTACTACCACCTCCCGGCCGCCGCCCGGTTCCTCGCCGAACAGGTCGCCGGGGGGGACCAGGAACCGGCCCTCCCGGGGGATCGGAATGCGACCCCTGAAGGGTCGGAATCCGACCCTGCTGTCCTCGTCGAAGGGAGGCCGGAATTCAGCCCTGGGGAACGGATTTCGACCCCGGGAGGGTACGGATTCCGACCCGTCGGGGGCACGGATTCCGACCCCCAGAACAGTAGTGAACCAAAGGTGAACGGTAAGAGCCGCAGCTCTGCCCAGCTCATCCCCGCCACCGAGTGGCAGATCGACGACGACACCCGGGCCTGGCTGCAGCACCAGGGCCACCTCGACCGGCTCGGCGAACACGCCCTGCAATCGGCCGACGATAAGTGGCGCTCGTACCGGGCAGCGTGGGCGCCCCGCACCGCCGCCGCGTGGACCGCCGACTGGCGCGCATGGATCGCCCGCGAGCACACCCCCATACCCAGCCGCACGAACCTCTACGCCCTGCCCGGCGGCTCCCCCACCCCCGCAGCGGGCATGACCCGCGCCCAGGCCCACACCGCCGCCTTGCTCGCAGCCCTCGACGAACTGACCGGAACGGAGTAA
- a CDS encoding helix-turn-helix domain-containing protein: protein MAARSLEIGPAGMRTARALEILRTERGLAQRELAARVTALGRPMSNTMLSRIERAQRRCDIDGLVALARALRVSPLDLLHGVQAAQARVSPARIAAPKPVLPE from the coding sequence ATGGCAGCACGATCCCTGGAAATAGGTCCGGCCGGAATGCGGACCGCTCGCGCCCTCGAAATCCTCCGCACCGAGCGCGGCCTCGCCCAGCGCGAGCTCGCCGCCCGTGTCACCGCTCTCGGCCGTCCGATGTCCAACACAATGCTGTCCCGCATCGAGCGCGCCCAGCGCCGCTGCGACATCGACGGCCTCGTCGCTCTCGCCCGGGCCCTCCGTGTCTCACCCCTGGACCTTCTCCACGGGGTTCAAGCCGCCCAGGCCCGTGTGTCTCCGGCCCGGATCGCTGCCCCGAAACCGGTGCTCCCCGAGTAA
- a CDS encoding helix-turn-helix domain-containing protein: MADRLLTVSEAGELLGTGERFVRRLIAERRIRYVKLGHPVRIPESAVAEYVEARTVEPVRRSRARYGKAV; this comes from the coding sequence ATGGCTGACCGCCTCCTGACCGTGTCCGAGGCCGGCGAATTGCTAGGCACTGGCGAACGCTTCGTCCGCCGCCTGATCGCCGAGCGCCGCATCCGCTACGTCAAGCTCGGCCACCCGGTCCGGATCCCCGAGAGCGCGGTCGCCGAGTACGTCGAGGCACGCACCGTCGAGCCGGTCCGCCGCAGCCGTGCCCGCTACGGGAAGGCGGTCTGA
- a CDS encoding site-specific integrase has protein sequence MAGRKPQRRREFGTVRKLASGRWQARYIGPDGERYSAPETFETRSDAQDWLNLTRADIERNHWRDPDAGAVNFEKYALRWVEERGLAPTTLDRYDGLLRLHILPVFGGKDLDEISPPAVRTWRAERLKATGATTVAKSYRLLKAVLQTAVDDDILRTNPCRIKGAGKEEADERPIATVERVFDLAEAMGPRWRLMVLLGAFASLRPEELAELRRHSVDVDECSLRITQASPELTNGRRVTGDPKSRAGKRSVYLPDFLQPELRRHLQWFAEKEPDGLLFVGEKGAPFRRSTFGRKWRKARKKAGMPENFRFYDLRRTGNTLAADTGAKLKDLMVRAGQSSERAQLIYQHSTTKHQRRLAQGIDAEVRQQLREPAAEQRRGAEA, from the coding sequence ATGGCGGGACGCAAGCCGCAGCGGCGGCGCGAGTTCGGCACGGTGCGCAAGCTCGCCTCCGGCCGGTGGCAGGCCCGCTACATCGGCCCCGACGGCGAGCGGTACAGCGCACCGGAGACGTTCGAGACCAGGTCCGACGCCCAGGACTGGCTCAACCTCACCCGCGCCGACATCGAGCGCAACCACTGGCGTGACCCGGACGCCGGTGCGGTCAACTTCGAGAAGTACGCACTGCGTTGGGTGGAGGAGCGCGGCTTGGCCCCGACCACACTCGACCGCTACGACGGTCTGCTGCGCCTGCACATCCTGCCGGTCTTCGGCGGCAAGGACCTGGACGAGATCTCTCCGCCCGCTGTCCGTACGTGGCGAGCCGAACGCCTGAAGGCGACCGGTGCCACCACGGTCGCCAAGTCGTACCGGCTGCTGAAGGCCGTCCTTCAGACGGCCGTCGACGACGACATCCTGCGCACCAACCCGTGCCGCATCAAGGGTGCCGGCAAGGAGGAGGCCGACGAACGCCCCATCGCCACGGTCGAGCGGGTCTTCGACCTCGCCGAGGCCATGGGCCCCCGCTGGCGCCTCATGGTCCTGCTCGGCGCTTTCGCCTCACTCCGCCCTGAGGAGCTGGCCGAACTGCGCCGTCACAGTGTCGATGTCGACGAGTGCTCCCTGCGGATCACGCAGGCGTCCCCGGAGCTGACGAACGGCAGACGGGTCACCGGTGATCCCAAGTCGCGGGCGGGTAAGCGCAGCGTCTACCTGCCCGACTTCCTGCAGCCGGAGCTTCGTCGGCACCTGCAGTGGTTCGCCGAGAAGGAACCGGACGGGCTCCTCTTCGTCGGCGAGAAGGGGGCACCGTTCCGCCGTTCGACCTTTGGACGCAAGTGGCGCAAGGCCAGGAAGAAGGCCGGGATGCCGGAGAACTTCCGCTTCTACGACCTCCGCCGCACCGGCAACACCCTGGCCGCCGACACCGGCGCCAAGCTGAAAGACCTCATGGTCCGCGCCGGCCAGTCCTCCGAGCGTGCCCAGCTGATCTACCAGCACTCGACTACGAAGCATCAGCGGAGGCTGGCGCAGGGGATCGACGCCGAAGTACGGCAGCAGCTGCGAGAGCCGGCCGCCGAGCAGCGTCGGGGCGCGGAGGCATGA